A genome region from Coffea arabica cultivar ET-39 chromosome 7e, Coffea Arabica ET-39 HiFi, whole genome shotgun sequence includes the following:
- the LOC140011124 gene encoding pentatricopeptide repeat-containing protein At3g29290-like isoform X2 translates to MIPEVANSTFSCDFMKEKRSHQRRCFLLRLKSERKGRRLFGIFTEQKFLKNDSGPLHLIELRKIGIILYSVLSGNSMVGVLRHPPAIGISSNGFTQQPCLSVWKAGQSRYQYCPTPCSKFGRNKSSVNNIKGLDMVNVSDSWYTCFRAATPSIRRLSVLISEHVTCKVGSFEHDLVRDEQKAFSIAKESKQLNESSLEQNVPSQESLLGREDLLLQEAGGCAESSGVSEGTVNPLHGRFLYLEERNEEMLSRRLLKLCRLNKVRSAFQLYKSMEFLGLRPNSHACNSMVSCLLRNDMIDDALRIFYSMKARGETTGHTCSLILKAVADARGCDTALSMFEELERNKNVNKSFDAIVYNTMLSVFSKANDWVQTENIWRRMQHNGHSGTTVTYRVLVCTFVRCGLNELAIDAYHEMLWNGLTPGEDAMHAIIGACVKEGKWDLALTVFQNMLKCGLKPNLIACNALLNSLGKAGKLNLAFKVYDAMKSLGHAPDAYTCNALLGALNKVNQHADAIQLFENIRREQISVLSLQVYHTVLMSYQKLGLWERALQLLWQMEASEMHLTSAPYNLVIGACEVAKQPKVALQIYDHMVHQKCSPDIFTLLSLIRSCIWGSLWDKVEDILNNPPSGYLYNASVQGLFLRGNIDFGMRLYAKMKELNLNVDGKTRAMVLQNLSKDPRRV, encoded by the exons ATGATTCCTGAAGTGGCAAATTCGACTTTCAGCTGCGATTTCATGAAAGAAAAACGAAGTCACCAACGTCGTTGCTTTCTACTGAGACTGAAATCTGAAAGAAAAGGTCGAAgactttttggcattttcacaGAACAAAAGTTCTTAAAGAATGATAGTG GTCCTTTACATCTGATTGAGTTAAGAAAAATTGGCATAATTTTGTATTCTGTACTTTCCGGAAACAGTATGGTTGGGGTATTGAGGCATCCACCTGCAATTGGGATTTCTTCAAATGGTTTTACTCAGCAGCCTTGTTTGTCAGTTTGGAAAGCGGGTCAATCCAGGTATCAGTATTGCCCCACCCCTTGTTCCAAATTTGGACGAAACAAAAGCTCAGTCAACAATATTAAGGGCCTTGATATGGTGAATGTGTCCGACAGCTGGTATACGTGCTTCAGAGCTGCAACACCCAGCATACGGAGGTTGAGTGTACTAATCTCTGAACATGTAACTTGCAAGGTTGGTAGTTTTGAGCATGACTTGGTCCGTGATGAACAAAAGGCCTTTTCCATTGCTAAAGAAAGCAAACAGTTGAATGAGAGTTCTCTTGAACAGAATGTTCCTTCTCAGGAGAGTTTGTTGGGTCGCGAGGATTTGCTTCTTCAGGAGGCTGGAGGTTGTGCAGAAAGTTCAGGAGTTTCTGAAGGGACTGTGAATCCGCTTCATGGTAGGTTTCTTTACTTGGAGGAAAGGAATGAAGAGATGCTATCAAGAAGGCTCTTGAAGCTTTGCAGACTAAACAAAGTTAGAAGTGCCTTTCAGTTGTACAAGTCCATGGAATTTTTGGGTCTTCGGCCTAATTCTCATGCATGCAATTCTATGGTATCCTGTCTCTTGAGGAATGACATGATTGATGATGCCTTGAGAATTTTTTATTCCATGAAGGCCAGGGGAGAGACTACTGGGCATACTTGCAGCTTGATTCTGAAAGCTGTTGCTGATGCTAGGGGCTGTGATACCGCATTAAGCATGTTTGAGGaattagaaagaaacaaaaatgtgAATAAATCTTTTGATGCAATTGTTTATAACACAATGCTATCAGTCTTTAGCAAAGCAAATGATTGGGTACAGACTGAGAATATTTGGAGAAGAATGCAACACAATGGTCATTCGGGAACTACAGTCACCTACCGCGTGCTAGTTTGCACATTTGTGCGTTGTGGCCTGAATGAACTAGCAATAGATGCCTATCATGAGATGCTTTGGAATGGATTGACACCTGGTGAGGATGCAATGCATGCTATTATTGGAGCATGTGTGAAGGAGGGGAAGTGGGATTTGGCACTAACTGTGTTCCAGAATATGCTTAAATGTGGACTGAAACCAAATTTAATTGCATGTAATGCATTACTCAACTCCCTTGGGAAAGCTGGTAAATTGAACCTTGCTTTCAAGGTTTATGATGCCATGAAATCTTTGGGTCATGCACCTGATGCATATACATGCAATGCGCTGCTTGGTGCCTTGAACAAAGTAAACCAACATGCTGATGCAATTCAGCTCTTTGAAAATATTAGAAGGGAGCAAATTTCTGTTCTCAGTTTACAAGTGTATCATACTGTTCTGATGTCTTATCAGAAGTTAGGGTTGTGGGAGAGAGCTTTGCAGCTGCTATGGCAGATGGAAGCTTCAGAAATGCATCTTACTAGTGCACCATATAACCTTGTTATTGGTGCTTGTGAGGTTGCAAAGCAGCCAAAGGTTGCGTTGCAGATTTATGACCACATGGTTCATCAGAAATGCTCTCCGGACATATTCACTCTATTATCACTGATCAGAAGTTGCATTTGGGGTTCTCTTTGGGATAAAGTCGAGGACATACTAAAT AACCCACCAAGTGGATATTTGTACAATGCTTCTGTTCAAGGGTTGTTTTTAAGAGGAaatattgattttggaatgaGACTGTACGCGAAAATGAAAGAGTTGAATCTCAATGTTGATGGAAAAACACGTGCTATGGTGCTGCAAAACCTTTCAAAAGATCCAAGAAGGGTATAG
- the LOC140011124 gene encoding pentatricopeptide repeat-containing protein At3g29290-like isoform X1, with amino-acid sequence MIPEVANSTFSCDFMKEKRSHQRRCFLLRLKSERKGRRLFGIFTEQKFLKNDSGPLHLIELRKIGIILYSVLSGNSMVGVLRHPPAIGISSNGFTQQPCLSVWKAGQSRYQYCPTPCSKFGRNKSSVNNIKGLDMVNVSDSWYTCFRAATPSIRRLSVLISEHVTCKVGSFEHDLVRDEQKAFSIAKESKQLNESSLEQNVPSQESLLGREDLLLQEAGGCAESSGVSEGTVNPLHGRFLYLEERNEEMLSRRLLKLCRLNKVRSAFQLYKSMEFLGLRPNSHACNSMVSCLLRNDMIDDALRIFYSMKARGETTGHTCSLILKAVADARGCDTALSMFEELERNKNVNKSFDAIVYNTMLSVFSKANDWVQTENIWRRMQHNGHSGTTVTYRVLVCTFVRCGLNELAIDAYHEMLWNGLTPGEDAMHAIIGACVKEGKWDLALTVFQNMLKCGLKPNLIACNALLNSLGKAGKLNLAFKVYDAMKSLGHAPDAYTCNALLGALNKVNQHADAIQLFENIRREQISVLSLQVYHTVLMSYQKLGLWERALQLLWQMEASEMHLTSAPYNLVIGACEVAKQPKVALQIYDHMVHQKCSPDIFTLLSLIRSCIWGSLWDKVEDILNQNPPSGYLYNASVQGLFLRGNIDFGMRLYAKMKELNLNVDGKTRAMVLQNLSKDPRRV; translated from the exons ATGATTCCTGAAGTGGCAAATTCGACTTTCAGCTGCGATTTCATGAAAGAAAAACGAAGTCACCAACGTCGTTGCTTTCTACTGAGACTGAAATCTGAAAGAAAAGGTCGAAgactttttggcattttcacaGAACAAAAGTTCTTAAAGAATGATAGTG GTCCTTTACATCTGATTGAGTTAAGAAAAATTGGCATAATTTTGTATTCTGTACTTTCCGGAAACAGTATGGTTGGGGTATTGAGGCATCCACCTGCAATTGGGATTTCTTCAAATGGTTTTACTCAGCAGCCTTGTTTGTCAGTTTGGAAAGCGGGTCAATCCAGGTATCAGTATTGCCCCACCCCTTGTTCCAAATTTGGACGAAACAAAAGCTCAGTCAACAATATTAAGGGCCTTGATATGGTGAATGTGTCCGACAGCTGGTATACGTGCTTCAGAGCTGCAACACCCAGCATACGGAGGTTGAGTGTACTAATCTCTGAACATGTAACTTGCAAGGTTGGTAGTTTTGAGCATGACTTGGTCCGTGATGAACAAAAGGCCTTTTCCATTGCTAAAGAAAGCAAACAGTTGAATGAGAGTTCTCTTGAACAGAATGTTCCTTCTCAGGAGAGTTTGTTGGGTCGCGAGGATTTGCTTCTTCAGGAGGCTGGAGGTTGTGCAGAAAGTTCAGGAGTTTCTGAAGGGACTGTGAATCCGCTTCATGGTAGGTTTCTTTACTTGGAGGAAAGGAATGAAGAGATGCTATCAAGAAGGCTCTTGAAGCTTTGCAGACTAAACAAAGTTAGAAGTGCCTTTCAGTTGTACAAGTCCATGGAATTTTTGGGTCTTCGGCCTAATTCTCATGCATGCAATTCTATGGTATCCTGTCTCTTGAGGAATGACATGATTGATGATGCCTTGAGAATTTTTTATTCCATGAAGGCCAGGGGAGAGACTACTGGGCATACTTGCAGCTTGATTCTGAAAGCTGTTGCTGATGCTAGGGGCTGTGATACCGCATTAAGCATGTTTGAGGaattagaaagaaacaaaaatgtgAATAAATCTTTTGATGCAATTGTTTATAACACAATGCTATCAGTCTTTAGCAAAGCAAATGATTGGGTACAGACTGAGAATATTTGGAGAAGAATGCAACACAATGGTCATTCGGGAACTACAGTCACCTACCGCGTGCTAGTTTGCACATTTGTGCGTTGTGGCCTGAATGAACTAGCAATAGATGCCTATCATGAGATGCTTTGGAATGGATTGACACCTGGTGAGGATGCAATGCATGCTATTATTGGAGCATGTGTGAAGGAGGGGAAGTGGGATTTGGCACTAACTGTGTTCCAGAATATGCTTAAATGTGGACTGAAACCAAATTTAATTGCATGTAATGCATTACTCAACTCCCTTGGGAAAGCTGGTAAATTGAACCTTGCTTTCAAGGTTTATGATGCCATGAAATCTTTGGGTCATGCACCTGATGCATATACATGCAATGCGCTGCTTGGTGCCTTGAACAAAGTAAACCAACATGCTGATGCAATTCAGCTCTTTGAAAATATTAGAAGGGAGCAAATTTCTGTTCTCAGTTTACAAGTGTATCATACTGTTCTGATGTCTTATCAGAAGTTAGGGTTGTGGGAGAGAGCTTTGCAGCTGCTATGGCAGATGGAAGCTTCAGAAATGCATCTTACTAGTGCACCATATAACCTTGTTATTGGTGCTTGTGAGGTTGCAAAGCAGCCAAAGGTTGCGTTGCAGATTTATGACCACATGGTTCATCAGAAATGCTCTCCGGACATATTCACTCTATTATCACTGATCAGAAGTTGCATTTGGGGTTCTCTTTGGGATAAAGTCGAGGACATACTAAAT CAGAACCCACCAAGTGGATATTTGTACAATGCTTCTGTTCAAGGGTTGTTTTTAAGAGGAaatattgattttggaatgaGACTGTACGCGAAAATGAAAGAGTTGAATCTCAATGTTGATGGAAAAACACGTGCTATGGTGCTGCAAAACCTTTCAAAAGATCCAAGAAGGGTATAG
- the LOC113698970 gene encoding alpha-1,4 glucan phosphorylase L isozyme, chloroplastic/amyloplastic isoform X1 — protein MAASSYSATPTAMRAETLTRCCYSTTSRLIGFSSLHTSSKLLFTTSSDSRRAKRSLYIKSASSVPEQALQDTSTRLDEGASGDLVSFTPDAASIASSIKYHAEFTPAFSPEKFELPKAFFATAQSVRDALIINWNATYDYYEKKNVKQAYYLSMEFLQGRALLNAVGNLELTGAYGEALKKLGHDLENVASQEPDAALGNGGLGRLASCFLDSLATLDYPAWGYGLRYKYGLFKQRITKDGQEEVAEDWLEMGNPWEIVRNDVLYPVKFYGKVVTASDGKRHWIGGEDIQAVAYDVPIPGYKTKTTINLRLWSTKVASELLDLHAFNSGEHTAACEAQSNAEKICYILYPGDESAEGKILRLKQQYTLCSASLQDIVAQFERRSQGQVKWDEFPEKVAVQMNDTHPTLCIPELMRILIDLKGMSWKEAWNITQRTVAYTNHTVLPEALEKWSYELMQKLLPRHVEIIEMIDEQLVDDILSKYGTSNPEILVKKLNTMRILENIDLPASVTDLLVKLQENKADDSSESFEVDDSSESLEADDSSESLEADDSSESLPIHDEAALVDEDNEHEEEEDIEKKKDAITEPSPPPPPPPKMVRMANLCVVGGHAVNGVAEIHSEIVKEEVFNDFYELWPEKFQNKTNGVTPRRWIRFCNPNLSDIITKWIGTEDWVLKTEKLAELRKFVDIEDLQIEWRRAKRSNKTKVASFIKEKTGYSVNADAMFDIQVKRIHEYKRQLLNILGIVYRYKKMKEMTAVERQANYVPRVCIFGGKAFATYVQAKRIVKFITDVGATINHDPEIGDLLKVVFIPDYNVSVAELLIPASELSQHISTAGMEASGTSNMKFAMNGCVLIGTLDGANVEIREEVGEDNFFLFGAEAHEVAALRKERAEGKFVPDKRFVEVKEFVRSGAFGSYNYDELLGSLEGNEGFGRADYFLVGKDFPSYIECQEKVDEAYRDQKRWTRMSILNTAGSYKFSSDRTIHEYARDIWNVQHLEIP, from the exons ATGGCGGCTTCGTCATACTCCGCGACTCCAACGGCTATGAGAGCAGAAACATTGACTCGTTGCTGCTATTCAACGACTTCGAGATTAATCGGTTTCAGTTCGTTACACACGAGTTCGAAACTGCTTTTCACGACAAGTTCGGATTCCCGGAGAGCCAAGCGATCTCTTTACATCAAGAGCGCCTCCAGCGTCCCCGAGCAAGCACTGCAGGATACCTCCACTCGCCTTGACGAAG GAGCTTCAGGTGATCTAGTTTCCTTTACGCCTGATGCGGCATCAATTGCCTCAAGTATCAAGTACCATGCCGAGTTCACACCGGCATTTTCTCCTGAGAAATTTGAGCTCCCTAAGGCTTTCTTTGCCACAGCACAAAGTGTTCGTGACGCGCTCATCATAAATTGGAATGCAACATATGATTATTATGAAAAGAAAAACGTAAAGCAGGCATACTATCTTTCTATGGAATTTCTACAG GGTAGAGCACTTCTTAACGCAGTTGGCAATTTGGAACTCACTGGTGCATATGGAGAAGCATTGAAGAAGCTTGGTCACGATCTAGAAAATGTGGCTTCACAG GAACCTGATGCAGCTCTTGGAAATGGGGGCTTGGGCCGCCTAGCTTCATGTTTTCTAGATTCCTTGGCAACACTGGATTATCCAGCTTGGGGTTATGGACTTAGATACAAGTATGGCTTGTTTAAACAGCGCATAACAAAAGATGGTCAGGAGGAGGTTGCTGAAGATTGGCTTGAA ATGGGAAATCCTTGGGAAATCGTGAGAAATGATGTCTTATACCCTGTGAAATTTTATGGTAAAGTTGTCACCGCTTCAGATGGAAAGCGGCACTGGATTGGTGGAGAAGACATACAAGCAGTAGCATATGATGTGCCAATTCCAGGATATAAGACCAAAACCACAATAAATTTACGATTATGGTCTACGAAGGTGGCATCAGAACTCCTAGATTTACATGCATTCAATTCTGGAGAGCACACTGCAGCATGTGAAGCCCAATCAAATGCCGAAAAG ATCTGTTATATTCTCTACCCAGGGGATGAATCAGCAGAGGGGAAGATCCTTCGCTTAAAACAACAATATACCTTATGCTCAGCTTCTCTTCAAGATATAGTTGCACAATTTGAGAGGAGATCACAGGGGCAAGTGAAATGGGATGAATTTCCTGAAAAAGTTGCAGTGCAGATGAATGACACCCACCCAACACTCTGTATACCGGAGCTGATGAGGATATTGATAGACTTGAAGGGTATGAGTTGGAAGGAAGCTTGGAATATTACCCAGAG AACTGTGGCATACACAAACCACACTGTTTTGCCTGAGGCACTAGAGAAATGGAGTTATGAACTAATGCAGAAACTGCTTCCTCGGCATGTCGAGATTATAGAGATGATTGATGAACAG CTGGTTGATgacattttatcaaaatatGGCACATCAAATCCTGAAATCTTGGTGAAAAAATTGAACACGATGAGAATTCTTGAAAATATTGATTTGCCAGCCTCTGTGACTGATTTACTTGTTaaacttcaagaaaacaaaGCTGATGATTCTAGTGAAAGCTTTGAAGTTGATGATTCTAGTGAAAGCCTTGAAGCTGATGATTCTAGTGAAAGCCTTGAAGCTGATGATTCTAGTGAAAGCCTTCCAATTCATGATGAGGCTGCACTTGTGGATGAAGATAATGAgcatgaagaagaggaagatattgagaagaagaaagatgcTATCACTGAACCATCTCCTCCGCCTCCTCCGCCTCCCAAAATGGTCCGAATGGCTAACCTTTGTGTTGTGGGCGGTCATGCTGTTAATGGAGTTGCTGAGATTCATAGTGAAATAGTGAAGGAGGAGGTATTCAATGACTTTTATGAG CTCTGGCCCgagaaatttcaaaacaaaacaaatggtGTGACTCCAAGAAGATGGATCCGATTTTGCAACCCAAATCTCAGTGATATTATAACCAAATGGATTGGTACTGAAGACTGGGTCTTGAAAACTGAGAAATTGGCAGAATTGCGTAAG TTTGTAGATATTGAAGACCTTCAAATTGAATGGAGAAGAGCAAAAAGAAGCAACAAGACTAAGGTtgcttctttcatcaaagaaaAAACAGGGTATTCTGTTAATGCTGATGCAATGTTTGATATTCAG gtAAAGCGTATTCACGAATACAAGCGACAACTGTTGAATATATTGGGGATTGTTTATCGTTATAAGAAGATGAAAGAAATGACTGCAGTGGAAAGACAAGCAAATTATGTTCCTCGAGTTTGTATATTTGGAGGGAAAGCATTTGCCACATACGTCCAAGCCAAGAGGATTGTGAAATTTATCACCGATGTTGGGGCTACAATCAATCATGACCcagaaattggtgatttattgaaG GTCGTATTTATTCCAGATTACAATGTTAGTGTTGCTGAATTGCTGATCCCGGCAAGCGAGCTTTCACAACATATCAG TACTGCTGGAATGGAAGCCAGTGGAACTAGCAACATGAAGTTTGCAATGAATGGTTGCGTATTAATTGGAACACTGGATGGAGCTAATGTTGAAATAAGAGAGGAGGTTGGAGAGGATAACTTTTTCCTCTTTGGGGCTGAAGCTCATGAGGTAGCAGCCCTTAGAAAAGAAAGAGCCGAAGGCAAG TTTGTACCAGATAAACGTTTTGTAGAAGTCAAGGAATTTGTAAGAAGCGGTGCTTTTGGGTCTTACAACTATGATGAGCTACTAGGATCTTTGGAAGGCAATGAAGGCTTTGGTCGTGCTGACTATTTCCTTGTGGGGAAGGATTTCCCAAGTTACATTGAATGTCAAGAGAAGGTTGATGAAGCATATCGAGATCAAAAG AGGTGGACAAGAATGTCTATCTTGAATACAGCAGGCTCTTACAAGTTCAGCAGTGACCGAACAATACACGAGTATGCGAGGGACATATGGAACGTTCAACATCTTGAGATACCGTAA
- the LOC113698970 gene encoding alpha-1,4 glucan phosphorylase L isozyme, chloroplastic/amyloplastic isoform X2 has product MAASSYSATPTAMRAETLTRCCYSTTSRLIGFSSLHTSSKLLFTTSSDSRRAKRSLYIKSASSVPEQALQDTSTRLDEGDLVSFTPDAASIASSIKYHAEFTPAFSPEKFELPKAFFATAQSVRDALIINWNATYDYYEKKNVKQAYYLSMEFLQGRALLNAVGNLELTGAYGEALKKLGHDLENVASQEPDAALGNGGLGRLASCFLDSLATLDYPAWGYGLRYKYGLFKQRITKDGQEEVAEDWLEMGNPWEIVRNDVLYPVKFYGKVVTASDGKRHWIGGEDIQAVAYDVPIPGYKTKTTINLRLWSTKVASELLDLHAFNSGEHTAACEAQSNAEKICYILYPGDESAEGKILRLKQQYTLCSASLQDIVAQFERRSQGQVKWDEFPEKVAVQMNDTHPTLCIPELMRILIDLKGMSWKEAWNITQRTVAYTNHTVLPEALEKWSYELMQKLLPRHVEIIEMIDEQLVDDILSKYGTSNPEILVKKLNTMRILENIDLPASVTDLLVKLQENKADDSSESFEVDDSSESLEADDSSESLEADDSSESLPIHDEAALVDEDNEHEEEEDIEKKKDAITEPSPPPPPPPKMVRMANLCVVGGHAVNGVAEIHSEIVKEEVFNDFYELWPEKFQNKTNGVTPRRWIRFCNPNLSDIITKWIGTEDWVLKTEKLAELRKFVDIEDLQIEWRRAKRSNKTKVASFIKEKTGYSVNADAMFDIQVKRIHEYKRQLLNILGIVYRYKKMKEMTAVERQANYVPRVCIFGGKAFATYVQAKRIVKFITDVGATINHDPEIGDLLKVVFIPDYNVSVAELLIPASELSQHISTAGMEASGTSNMKFAMNGCVLIGTLDGANVEIREEVGEDNFFLFGAEAHEVAALRKERAEGKFVPDKRFVEVKEFVRSGAFGSYNYDELLGSLEGNEGFGRADYFLVGKDFPSYIECQEKVDEAYRDQKRWTRMSILNTAGSYKFSSDRTIHEYARDIWNVQHLEIP; this is encoded by the exons ATGGCGGCTTCGTCATACTCCGCGACTCCAACGGCTATGAGAGCAGAAACATTGACTCGTTGCTGCTATTCAACGACTTCGAGATTAATCGGTTTCAGTTCGTTACACACGAGTTCGAAACTGCTTTTCACGACAAGTTCGGATTCCCGGAGAGCCAAGCGATCTCTTTACATCAAGAGCGCCTCCAGCGTCCCCGAGCAAGCACTGCAGGATACCTCCACTCGCCTTGACGAAG GTGATCTAGTTTCCTTTACGCCTGATGCGGCATCAATTGCCTCAAGTATCAAGTACCATGCCGAGTTCACACCGGCATTTTCTCCTGAGAAATTTGAGCTCCCTAAGGCTTTCTTTGCCACAGCACAAAGTGTTCGTGACGCGCTCATCATAAATTGGAATGCAACATATGATTATTATGAAAAGAAAAACGTAAAGCAGGCATACTATCTTTCTATGGAATTTCTACAG GGTAGAGCACTTCTTAACGCAGTTGGCAATTTGGAACTCACTGGTGCATATGGAGAAGCATTGAAGAAGCTTGGTCACGATCTAGAAAATGTGGCTTCACAG GAACCTGATGCAGCTCTTGGAAATGGGGGCTTGGGCCGCCTAGCTTCATGTTTTCTAGATTCCTTGGCAACACTGGATTATCCAGCTTGGGGTTATGGACTTAGATACAAGTATGGCTTGTTTAAACAGCGCATAACAAAAGATGGTCAGGAGGAGGTTGCTGAAGATTGGCTTGAA ATGGGAAATCCTTGGGAAATCGTGAGAAATGATGTCTTATACCCTGTGAAATTTTATGGTAAAGTTGTCACCGCTTCAGATGGAAAGCGGCACTGGATTGGTGGAGAAGACATACAAGCAGTAGCATATGATGTGCCAATTCCAGGATATAAGACCAAAACCACAATAAATTTACGATTATGGTCTACGAAGGTGGCATCAGAACTCCTAGATTTACATGCATTCAATTCTGGAGAGCACACTGCAGCATGTGAAGCCCAATCAAATGCCGAAAAG ATCTGTTATATTCTCTACCCAGGGGATGAATCAGCAGAGGGGAAGATCCTTCGCTTAAAACAACAATATACCTTATGCTCAGCTTCTCTTCAAGATATAGTTGCACAATTTGAGAGGAGATCACAGGGGCAAGTGAAATGGGATGAATTTCCTGAAAAAGTTGCAGTGCAGATGAATGACACCCACCCAACACTCTGTATACCGGAGCTGATGAGGATATTGATAGACTTGAAGGGTATGAGTTGGAAGGAAGCTTGGAATATTACCCAGAG AACTGTGGCATACACAAACCACACTGTTTTGCCTGAGGCACTAGAGAAATGGAGTTATGAACTAATGCAGAAACTGCTTCCTCGGCATGTCGAGATTATAGAGATGATTGATGAACAG CTGGTTGATgacattttatcaaaatatGGCACATCAAATCCTGAAATCTTGGTGAAAAAATTGAACACGATGAGAATTCTTGAAAATATTGATTTGCCAGCCTCTGTGACTGATTTACTTGTTaaacttcaagaaaacaaaGCTGATGATTCTAGTGAAAGCTTTGAAGTTGATGATTCTAGTGAAAGCCTTGAAGCTGATGATTCTAGTGAAAGCCTTGAAGCTGATGATTCTAGTGAAAGCCTTCCAATTCATGATGAGGCTGCACTTGTGGATGAAGATAATGAgcatgaagaagaggaagatattgagaagaagaaagatgcTATCACTGAACCATCTCCTCCGCCTCCTCCGCCTCCCAAAATGGTCCGAATGGCTAACCTTTGTGTTGTGGGCGGTCATGCTGTTAATGGAGTTGCTGAGATTCATAGTGAAATAGTGAAGGAGGAGGTATTCAATGACTTTTATGAG CTCTGGCCCgagaaatttcaaaacaaaacaaatggtGTGACTCCAAGAAGATGGATCCGATTTTGCAACCCAAATCTCAGTGATATTATAACCAAATGGATTGGTACTGAAGACTGGGTCTTGAAAACTGAGAAATTGGCAGAATTGCGTAAG TTTGTAGATATTGAAGACCTTCAAATTGAATGGAGAAGAGCAAAAAGAAGCAACAAGACTAAGGTtgcttctttcatcaaagaaaAAACAGGGTATTCTGTTAATGCTGATGCAATGTTTGATATTCAG gtAAAGCGTATTCACGAATACAAGCGACAACTGTTGAATATATTGGGGATTGTTTATCGTTATAAGAAGATGAAAGAAATGACTGCAGTGGAAAGACAAGCAAATTATGTTCCTCGAGTTTGTATATTTGGAGGGAAAGCATTTGCCACATACGTCCAAGCCAAGAGGATTGTGAAATTTATCACCGATGTTGGGGCTACAATCAATCATGACCcagaaattggtgatttattgaaG GTCGTATTTATTCCAGATTACAATGTTAGTGTTGCTGAATTGCTGATCCCGGCAAGCGAGCTTTCACAACATATCAG TACTGCTGGAATGGAAGCCAGTGGAACTAGCAACATGAAGTTTGCAATGAATGGTTGCGTATTAATTGGAACACTGGATGGAGCTAATGTTGAAATAAGAGAGGAGGTTGGAGAGGATAACTTTTTCCTCTTTGGGGCTGAAGCTCATGAGGTAGCAGCCCTTAGAAAAGAAAGAGCCGAAGGCAAG TTTGTACCAGATAAACGTTTTGTAGAAGTCAAGGAATTTGTAAGAAGCGGTGCTTTTGGGTCTTACAACTATGATGAGCTACTAGGATCTTTGGAAGGCAATGAAGGCTTTGGTCGTGCTGACTATTTCCTTGTGGGGAAGGATTTCCCAAGTTACATTGAATGTCAAGAGAAGGTTGATGAAGCATATCGAGATCAAAAG AGGTGGACAAGAATGTCTATCTTGAATACAGCAGGCTCTTACAAGTTCAGCAGTGACCGAACAATACACGAGTATGCGAGGGACATATGGAACGTTCAACATCTTGAGATACCGTAA